From the genome of Pseudomonas mohnii:
ACCCGCAAGCACCACCGAACGCACCGCGGAGCTTGTGGGCGCAAACCATTAACCCTTCGCACTTCCATTGACCAGGGCATGTTGAATGCCCTGACATTGCCTGAGTATTTCAAATATGGCTGACTACAAAGCGCCCCTGCGCGATATCCGTTTCGTACTCAACGAAGTTTTCAAAGTCTCCCGCCTGTGGGCGGCGATGCCGGCGCTGGCCGAGGTGGTGGATGAAGAAACCGCCAATGCGATCCTTGAAGAAGCCGGCAAGATCAGTGCAGAACTGATCGCACCGCTCAGTCGCAGTGGCGACGAGCAGGGTTGCGCCTGGAACAATGGCGAAGTGTCCACCCCTGACGGTTTTGCGCAGGCCTATCGCGCCTTTGCCGAAGGCGGCTGGGGCGGTGTCGGTGGTGACCCGGCCTACGGCGGCATGGGCATGCCCAAGGTGATCGGTGCGCAGGTCGAGGAAATGGTCAACGGCGCCAATCTGTCTTTCGGCCTGTATCCGATGCTCACCGCTGGGGCCTGTCTGGCGATCAAGGCCCATGCTAGCGAAGAACTGAAGTCCGCCTTCCTGCCGAACCTGTACGCCGGCATCTGGGCCGGATCGATGTGCCTGACCGAACCGCACGCGGGCACCGACCTGGGCATCATCCGCACCAAGGCCGAACCTCAGGCCGACGGTTCCTACAAGGTCAGCGGGACCAAGATCTTCATCACCGGCGGCGAGCAAGACCTGACCGAAAACATCATTCACCTGGTACTGGCCAAACTGCCGGATGCCCCGGCGGGTCCGAAGGGCATTTCGCTGTTCCTGGTGCCGAAGTTCATGGTCAATGCCGATGGCAGCCTGGGGTCGCGAAACGCGCTGTCCTGTGGCTCGATCGAACACAAGATGGGGATCAAGGCGTCCGCCACCTGTGTGATGAATTTTGACGGCGCCACCGGCTGGATCATCGATGCGCCGAACAGGGGCCTGGCGGCGATGTTCACCATGATGAACTACGAGCGTCTGGGGGTCGGCATTCAAGGCCTGGCCACGGGTGAGCGTTCGTATCAGAACGCCGTTGAATACGCCCGTGATCGTCTGCAAAGTCGTTCGCCGAGCGGCGCGCAGAGCAAAGACACAGTGGCCGACCCGATCATCGTCCATCCGGACGTGCGGCGCATGCTGTTGACCATGAAAGCCGCAAATGAAGGCGGCCGTGCCTTCTCGACGTACGTGGCCATGCAACTGGACACCGCCAGGTTCAGCGAAGACACCGCAACCCGCCAGCGCGCGGAAGGCCTGGTGGCGTTGCTGACCCCGGTGGCCAAGGCGTTCCTCACCGACATGGGGCTGGAGACCACGATTCATGGCCAGCAGATCTTCGGCGGCCACGGTTACATCCGCGAATGGGGTCAGGAGCAACTGGTGCGCGACGTGCGCATCACCCAGATCTACGAAGGCACCAACGGCATTCAGGCGCTGGACCTGGTTGGACGCAAAGTGGTGGGCACTGGCGGTG
Proteins encoded in this window:
- a CDS encoding acyl-CoA dehydrogenase C-terminal domain-containing protein — protein: MADYKAPLRDIRFVLNEVFKVSRLWAAMPALAEVVDEETANAILEEAGKISAELIAPLSRSGDEQGCAWNNGEVSTPDGFAQAYRAFAEGGWGGVGGDPAYGGMGMPKVIGAQVEEMVNGANLSFGLYPMLTAGACLAIKAHASEELKSAFLPNLYAGIWAGSMCLTEPHAGTDLGIIRTKAEPQADGSYKVSGTKIFITGGEQDLTENIIHLVLAKLPDAPAGPKGISLFLVPKFMVNADGSLGSRNALSCGSIEHKMGIKASATCVMNFDGATGWIIDAPNRGLAAMFTMMNYERLGVGIQGLATGERSYQNAVEYARDRLQSRSPSGAQSKDTVADPIIVHPDVRRMLLTMKAANEGGRAFSTYVAMQLDTARFSEDTATRQRAEGLVALLTPVAKAFLTDMGLETTIHGQQIFGGHGYIREWGQEQLVRDVRITQIYEGTNGIQALDLVGRKVVGTGGELYKLFADEIRHFTATACADLAEFTRPLNSALDNLDELTAWLLDRSKNNPNEIGAASVEYLHAFGYTAYAYMWALMAKASVSREAQDDFYASKLGTARFYFARLLPRVQSLAASVRAGSDSLYLLDADQF